A region from the Methanothermobacter sp. genome encodes:
- a CDS encoding glycosyltransferase family 2 protein gives MESIPGNVTVVVPAYNEEKTIEDVLKALLERGYRVLVVDDGSRDSTPEILKRMSSRDDRLSVYTHVINRGLGAALRTGIRAALKEGADYMVTFDADGQHDPDDIERVLKPLLEGSADVVIGRRDFTDMPLSRNLGNTIMNLLTLLFYGCRVSDSQSGLRAFTSRAASLIDIKSRGYGVSSEIIGEIRRNDLRMDEVTIRTIYTPETIAKGTSTSVGIRILLRLLLNIFRKV, from the coding sequence ATGGAATCGATACCAGGGAATGTCACTGTGGTTGTGCCGGCCTATAATGAGGAGAAGACCATAGAGGATGTCCTGAAGGCCCTTCTTGAAAGGGGTTACAGGGTTCTCGTTGTTGACGACGGCTCAAGGGACTCAACTCCAGAGATACTCAAGAGGATGTCCTCTAGGGATGACAGGTTATCTGTCTATACCCACGTCATAAACAGGGGCCTCGGGGCGGCCCTGAGGACGGGCATCAGGGCGGCCCTGAAGGAGGGGGCAGACTACATGGTGACCTTCGATGCCGATGGACAGCATGATCCCGACGACATTGAGAGGGTCTTAAAACCTCTCCTGGAAGGTTCTGCAGATGTGGTTATTGGAAGGAGAGATTTCACGGATATGCCCCTCTCAAGGAACCTTGGGAACACCATAATGAACCTCCTCACTCTCCTCTTCTATGGGTGCAGGGTCTCGGATTCCCAGTCAGGTCTCCGGGCCTTCACATCCAGGGCGGCATCACTTATTGATATAAAAAGCAGGGGCTACGGTGTTTCATCAGAGATAATCGGGGAGATCCGCAGAAATGACCTCAGGATGGATGAAGTTACCATAAGGACCATATACACGCCTGAGACAATTGCCAAGGGGACAAGCACGTCGGTGGGTATAAGGATACTCCTGAGGCTTCTGCTCAATATATTCCGGAAGGTTTAG
- a CDS encoding DUF2304 family protein: MIYQVLGILIGIAGILISILRFRDSRTSPGGLILWLILWVSVIFFSLRPSFSTKIANLLGIGRGLDFLLIIGILGAYYILFRIYLIVDKLHEEITEIVHEIALRGDDE, translated from the coding sequence ATGATATACCAGGTTCTGGGAATTTTAATTGGAATTGCAGGGATACTGATATCTATTCTCAGGTTCAGGGATTCAAGGACATCTCCCGGTGGCCTCATATTGTGGCTGATACTCTGGGTTTCTGTCATATTCTTTTCACTGAGACCTTCATTTTCGACTAAAATTGCAAACCTCCTTGGGATAGGTAGAGGACTTGATTTTCTCCTCATAATAGGCATACTGGGAGCTTACTACATTTTATTCAGGATATACTTGATTGTGGACAAGCTACATGAGGAAATAACAGAAATTGTGCATGAGATTGCACTTAGAGGTGATGATGAGTAG
- the ribC gene encoding riboflavin synthase, with protein sequence MKVGICDTTFARYDMGGAAIDEIKKHATGIKIIRRTVPGIKDLPVACKKLIEEEGCEMVMALGMPGPEEKDKVCAHEASTGLIQAQLMTNTHILEVFVHEDEEDNPEDLKVLADNRAREHAQNLIMMLFRPERLTRDAGMGMREGKPDVGPL encoded by the coding sequence ATAAAGGTCGGGATCTGTGATACAACCTTTGCAAGGTATGATATGGGTGGTGCAGCCATCGATGAGATTAAAAAGCATGCCACAGGTATAAAGATCATAAGGAGAACCGTCCCCGGGATAAAGGACCTTCCGGTGGCCTGCAAAAAATTAATCGAGGAGGAAGGCTGTGAAATGGTCATGGCCCTCGGGATGCCGGGTCCAGAGGAGAAGGATAAGGTATGTGCCCATGAGGCATCCACTGGCCTCATACAGGCTCAGCTTATGACAAACACCCATATACTTGAGGTATTTGTCCATGAGGATGAGGAGGATAATCCCGAGGATCTAAAGGTCCTTGCAGATAACAGGGCAAGGGAACATGCCCAGAACCTCATCATGATGCTCTTCAGGCCAGAACGGCTGACACGTGATGCAGGGATGGGTATGCGTGAGGGCAAACCTGATGTGGGGCCCCTCTAA
- the cbiM gene encoding cobalt ECF transporter S component CbiM, translating to MHIMEGFLPPEWCLFWYLLSAPVIVYGLIRIIRISDEKPEAKPLLAVSGAFMFVLSSLKLPSVTGSCSHPTGNGLGAVLFGPAVTSVMALIVLLFQALLLAHGGITTLGANVFSMGIIGPVCAWGIYRITRSAIPSSAAVFLAAFLGDLMTYVTTSIQLAVAFPKPGFMEALMKFMVIFAYTQLPLAVAEGLLTVVIFENILKLKPDIMEKLQIIGKPALEG from the coding sequence TTGCATATCATGGAAGGATTCCTGCCACCTGAGTGGTGTCTCTTCTGGTATCTGCTATCGGCACCTGTCATAGTTTATGGTTTAATAAGGATAATAAGGATTTCAGATGAAAAACCCGAGGCAAAACCGCTTCTTGCTGTCAGCGGCGCCTTCATGTTTGTCCTATCATCCCTTAAACTTCCATCTGTAACCGGTAGCTGTTCACACCCCACAGGTAATGGTCTCGGAGCCGTGCTCTTCGGCCCTGCAGTCACATCTGTAATGGCACTCATTGTTCTCCTATTCCAGGCGCTGCTCCTTGCCCATGGGGGCATAACAACCCTGGGGGCAAACGTGTTCTCCATGGGTATCATTGGCCCGGTCTGTGCCTGGGGAATCTACAGGATCACAAGGTCAGCCATACCCTCATCTGCAGCGGTCTTCCTTGCAGCATTTCTGGGTGACCTCATGACCTATGTGACAACATCCATCCAGCTTGCAGTTGCATTCCCCAAACCAGGGTTCATGGAGGCCCTTATGAAGTTCATGGTGATATTCGCCTACACCCAGCTCCCACTGGCGGTTGCCGAGGGCCTTCTCACAGTGGTTATATTTGAGAACATCCTCAAGCTCAAGCCGGATATAATGGAAAAACTGCAGATTATAGGAAAACCTGCCTTGGAGGGTTAA
- a CDS encoding CBS domain-containing protein, which translates to MLTSVQKEILQTLINLYRNSNGKSIKGEEIAAIMNRNPGTIRNQMQSLRSLGLVKGVPGPRGGYKPTIKAYHQLNISSSGRETAVPIYRGGERIDDLSVAKIEFTSIPDPGECEAAIKLVGSIRKLDLGDRVRIGPTPVNKLIVDGVVVGRDDMDNIILLDTTAIRSIPKRTVEEVATRELVTLPPDISVKDAAVKLSSLGIEGAPIVEGDEVKGIVTLSDITASIAEGTENLPVSEIMSKNIITVKPEMLISDAIEIMNKHNIGRLIVTDSEGKLSGIITRTDILDSIAGLD; encoded by the coding sequence ATGCTTACCTCTGTTCAGAAGGAAATACTCCAGACACTCATCAACCTCTACAGGAATTCAAACGGCAAATCCATTAAGGGTGAGGAGATAGCAGCCATAATGAACCGCAATCCAGGCACGATAAGGAACCAGATGCAGTCCCTTCGCAGCCTGGGACTTGTGAAGGGTGTTCCCGGACCTCGTGGGGGATACAAGCCAACCATAAAGGCCTACCATCAGCTGAACATATCATCAAGTGGGAGGGAAACAGCCGTCCCCATCTACAGGGGCGGTGAGAGAATCGATGACCTTTCTGTTGCAAAGATAGAGTTCACAAGCATCCCTGACCCAGGGGAGTGTGAGGCCGCAATAAAACTGGTTGGCAGCATAAGGAAACTTGACCTGGGCGATAGGGTTCGCATAGGCCCAACACCTGTTAACAAACTCATTGTTGACGGGGTTGTTGTGGGAAGGGATGATATGGACAACATAATCCTCCTGGACACCACCGCCATAAGGAGCATACCCAAGAGGACGGTTGAGGAGGTTGCAACCCGTGAACTTGTGACACTCCCCCCTGATATCAGTGTTAAGGATGCCGCTGTTAAGCTCTCTTCACTGGGAATCGAGGGAGCCCCGATAGTAGAGGGCGATGAGGTGAAGGGGATAGTTACCCTCAGTGACATAACAGCATCCATAGCGGAGGGTACCGAGAACCTGCCTGTTTCAGAGATTATGTCAAAGAATATAATAACGGTTAAACCTGAAATGTTGATATCTGATGCAATAGAGATCATGAACAAACACAATATAGGGAGACTGATCGTTACAGACAGTGAGGGTAAACTTTCAGGTATAATAACCCGTACGGATATCCTTGACAGTATAGCGGGTCTCGATTGA
- a CDS encoding deoxyhypusine synthase, protein MNIKADMKAWDLIREMGRSGVLGAGRVHRAAELLREMIDDSEMALFMSVAGPLVPGGMRRIIRDLIDQKVISALITSGANLTHDLLEAFGGAHYREYGFDDERLHEEGIGRIGDIYTRSEDFEVFEARMQDIFSSIFKSKPHISIQELIDEIGGHLKDEMSIIRTAHLRGVPIYAPGIIDSMLGLQLWMYTQDNRICLDAVRDMHSLSDLVFSHERIGAVILGGGLPKHYTLASTLLRGGVDAAIQITMDRSETGSLSGAPLEEAKSWAKAQAGSNLVTVIGDATALFPLILSAALSDSD, encoded by the coding sequence ATGAATATAAAAGCTGATATGAAGGCATGGGACCTTATAAGGGAGATGGGGCGATCAGGGGTCCTTGGAGCAGGCAGGGTCCACAGGGCAGCAGAACTGCTCCGTGAGATGATTGATGACAGTGAAATGGCTTTATTCATGAGTGTTGCAGGACCACTGGTGCCCGGCGGAATGAGGAGGATCATAAGGGATCTCATAGATCAGAAAGTTATATCAGCACTCATAACAAGCGGGGCTAACCTTACCCATGACCTACTTGAGGCCTTTGGAGGGGCACATTACAGGGAATATGGATTCGATGATGAAAGGCTTCATGAGGAGGGGATAGGTCGTATAGGTGACATATACACAAGGTCTGAGGACTTTGAGGTCTTTGAAGCCAGGATGCAGGACATTTTCTCATCCATATTCAAATCAAAACCCCATATTTCAATTCAAGAGCTCATTGACGAGATAGGGGGGCATCTGAAGGATGAGATGTCCATCATAAGAACGGCCCACCTGAGGGGTGTTCCCATCTATGCCCCCGGGATCATTGACAGCATGCTTGGCCTCCAGCTCTGGATGTACACACAGGACAACAGGATATGCTTAGATGCTGTTAGGGATATGCACAGCCTCTCTGACCTTGTGTTCAGTCATGAGAGGATAGGGGCTGTTATACTTGGAGGGGGACTTCCAAAGCATTACACACTGGCATCCACACTCCTAAGGGGTGGTGTGGATGCTGCGATCCAGATAACCATGGATCGAAGTGAAACTGGAAGCCTCAGCGGTGCCCCCCTTGAGGAGGCCAAGTCCTGGGCCAAGGCACAGGCTGGTTCGAATCTTGTAACTGTGATTGGGGATGCAACGGCCCTTTTTCCACTTATACTTTCAGCTGCACTTTCTGACAGTGATTGA
- a CDS encoding heterodisulfide reductase-related iron-sulfur binding cluster, giving the protein MVIYFRGCLARERLTEIERATEKILQTAGLEYMVMDDETCCGSVLLRTGFLKDAERQIKRTGKMLQGREVIVSCAGCYRTLNEDYRRMGYSIGVKHISQVILDLVDAGDIEFDKTALRVTYHDPCHLSRHTDEKDATREILKVFTDFREMEHHGRDSRCCGAGGGLRSAHRDISARIASSRIDEAERTGADILCTSCPFCRLNLESTSMRVMDITELLSEIIREDKG; this is encoded by the coding sequence ATGGTTATCTATTTCAGGGGATGTCTTGCAAGGGAGAGGCTCACAGAAATAGAAAGGGCCACAGAGAAAATCCTCCAGACAGCAGGGCTTGAATACATGGTTATGGATGATGAAACGTGCTGTGGATCAGTACTCCTTAGAACAGGATTTCTGAAGGACGCTGAAAGGCAAATTAAGAGGACAGGGAAGATGCTCCAGGGAAGGGAAGTTATCGTATCATGTGCTGGATGTTACCGGACACTCAACGAGGACTACAGGAGGATGGGCTACAGCATAGGGGTGAAGCACATCTCACAGGTTATCCTTGACCTTGTAGATGCAGGGGACATTGAATTTGATAAAACCGCCCTGAGGGTGACATACCATGACCCCTGCCACCTATCGAGGCACACAGACGAGAAGGACGCCACCAGGGAGATTTTAAAGGTGTTTACAGATTTCAGGGAAATGGAACACCATGGGAGGGACTCAAGGTGCTGTGGCGCCGGGGGTGGCTTGAGATCAGCCCACAGGGACATATCAGCCAGGATTGCGTCATCACGCATAGATGAGGCTGAGAGGACAGGGGCAGATATACTCTGCACATCCTGCCCATTCTGCCGCCTGAACCTTGAATCCACATCCATGAGGGTAATGGACATAACAGAGCTTCTATCTGAAATTATCAGGGAGGATAAAGGTTGA
- a CDS encoding glycosyltransferase family 4 protein gives MRICIVTEYFPAGEKLDIRGGAEACAFNEALKLSEKHDVTVLTSRTPENSDGYTRGNMDVICCGPMRSYVQAGSICERLSFMLSAYREGLKLEPDAVIGYNFITHPVAWMIAGKTNAKALARYHDVWIGEWIKNIGFSGILGEILERYTLSRRFDRIIAVSEYTAGKILERYPWQRVSVVHNMVDFSPPLVEKTISPSIACVSRLVEYKRVGDLIRAVSVLAEEFPDLRCRIIGTGPLEGELRDLVAELGVDDRVEFLGFVEEHEDVLRVIAESWVFCLPSVVEGFGIVVVEAMGCGTPFVASRIPPVMEASSEMGGLFFEPCNWRDLADKLRTLLSDRKLHGKLTKEASDVFRDYSADSIGKKLEEILKEVTGL, from the coding sequence ATGAGAATATGTATCGTGACAGAGTACTTTCCAGCAGGTGAGAAACTCGACATAAGGGGCGGTGCAGAGGCCTGCGCATTCAACGAGGCCCTTAAATTATCAGAGAAGCATGATGTGACGGTCCTAACCTCAAGGACACCTGAAAATTCTGATGGATACACCAGGGGAAACATGGATGTCATCTGCTGTGGTCCCATGAGGTCCTATGTTCAGGCAGGCTCCATATGTGAGAGGCTCTCATTTATGCTTTCAGCCTACAGGGAGGGCCTGAAACTTGAACCTGACGCTGTTATAGGGTACAACTTCATAACACATCCTGTGGCCTGGATGATAGCAGGGAAAACGAATGCGAAGGCCCTGGCACGTTACCATGATGTCTGGATTGGTGAATGGATCAAAAATATTGGTTTTTCAGGAATACTCGGTGAGATACTTGAAAGATACACCCTCTCAAGGAGGTTTGACAGGATAATAGCGGTGTCAGAGTACACCGCGGGGAAGATACTTGAGAGGTACCCCTGGCAGCGTGTCTCGGTCGTCCACAACATGGTGGACTTCAGTCCGCCGCTGGTTGAGAAAACCATCAGCCCATCCATTGCATGTGTTTCAAGACTCGTTGAATACAAGAGAGTGGGGGATCTCATAAGGGCGGTTTCGGTTCTCGCAGAGGAATTCCCTGATCTGAGGTGCAGGATAATAGGTACGGGGCCACTGGAGGGGGAGCTCCGGGACCTTGTGGCTGAACTGGGGGTGGATGATAGGGTTGAGTTTCTTGGGTTCGTGGAGGAACATGAGGATGTCCTGAGGGTTATAGCGGAGTCCTGGGTCTTCTGCCTTCCAAGTGTGGTTGAGGGTTTTGGCATAGTTGTTGTGGAGGCAATGGGCTGCGGGACACCCTTCGTGGCTTCACGGATACCACCTGTGATGGAGGCAAGCAGTGAGATGGGTGGGCTCTTCTTTGAACCCTGCAACTGGAGGGACCTGGCAGATAAACTCCGAACCCTTTTATCTGACAGGAAACTCCACGGAAAACTCACAAAGGAGGCATCGGATGTTTTCAGGGATTACAGTGCAGATTCAATCGGGAAAAAACTTGAGGAAATCCTGAAAGAGGTTACAGGTCTCTGA
- a CDS encoding ATP-binding cassette domain-containing protein, with amino-acid sequence MKIIEAVNVRYTYPDGTEALKGINFHARRGEVVALLGPNGAGKSTLFLHFNGILQPTSGKVLVDGKEIDYSKSGLIEVRQKVGIVFQNPDDQLFAPRVDEDVAFGPLNMGLDEDEVKERVKDALRKVGMSGYEDRPPHHLSGGEKKRVAIAGILAMKPDIMILDEPTSGLDPRGASQILRLLHELNEEGMTIIISTHDVDLAPLYSDRIYIISGGEIISDGTPGDVFSDIDTIRGANLRLPRIAHLVEILQKEDDLPFGEPYPLTIGEARRKLREQLK; translated from the coding sequence ATGAAGATTATTGAGGCAGTAAATGTAAGGTATACCTACCCGGATGGCACCGAGGCACTGAAGGGTATAAATTTCCATGCCAGAAGGGGTGAGGTGGTTGCTCTTCTCGGCCCCAACGGGGCAGGAAAGTCCACACTCTTCCTTCACTTCAACGGCATACTGCAGCCAACCAGCGGGAAGGTACTGGTGGATGGGAAGGAAATCGACTACAGTAAATCAGGGCTCATAGAAGTCAGGCAGAAGGTTGGAATTGTGTTCCAGAATCCTGATGACCAGCTGTTCGCACCAAGGGTTGACGAGGACGTTGCATTCGGGCCCCTCAACATGGGACTTGATGAGGACGAGGTTAAGGAGAGGGTTAAGGACGCCCTGCGAAAGGTGGGAATGTCAGGCTACGAGGACAGACCCCCCCACCATCTGAGTGGAGGTGAGAAGAAGAGGGTTGCAATAGCAGGTATACTGGCCATGAAACCTGATATAATGATACTTGATGAGCCAACCTCCGGCCTTGACCCCCGCGGGGCATCGCAGATACTCAGACTTCTCCATGAGCTGAATGAGGAGGGCATGACCATAATAATATCCACCCATGATGTTGACCTGGCACCCCTCTACTCGGACAGAATATACATAATAAGCGGGGGAGAGATAATAAGTGATGGAACACCCGGAGATGTTTTCTCAGATATAGACACCATAAGGGGAGCCAATCTCCGTCTTCCAAGGATAGCGCATCTGGTGGAGATACTTCAGAAGGAGGATGACCTCCCATTTGGGGAACCATACCCCCTCACGATCGGGGAGGCTAGGAGAAAACTCCGTGAACAGCTGAAATAG
- a CDS encoding LUD domain-containing protein — protein sequence MNDDEIRQMRISFSKLDERRTGLLDTPELDGLRDRVAGIRDLAVEKMEELLSEAQRRFRDNGVEFHLAEDADEACRIIHESLDGDTVAKSKSNTLSEIGLSDYLRRKGVRVIETDLGDRILQLAGIKKPAHPVGPALHLGVSEIAGIVRDRLGVDISDDPYEIMAAVREDILSKIESCNTGVTGANSVAAHDGAAVIVHNEGNVGRLSLMDTHILVFGIDKFVPEIEDAVSVVKLETAYATGTGVPTYINVISGPSKTADIEKMLLRGMYGASRVIAVAVDNGRSSAYPEALLCIGCGSCIVSCPVYNAVGNRFGYRGYLGGRGVVMSSFLADRETAVESGLYMCTLCGLCTEKCPVGTPTASLMERLRGECNAAGLYHRSHRGVAERIKRRGSPL from the coding sequence TTGAACGATGATGAAATCCGTCAGATGAGGATATCCTTCAGCAAACTTGACGAGAGGCGTACTGGACTCCTTGACACACCAGAACTTGATGGACTGAGAGATAGGGTGGCGGGGATACGTGATCTGGCAGTTGAGAAAATGGAGGAGCTCCTGTCAGAGGCACAGAGACGATTCAGGGATAACGGCGTTGAGTTCCATCTTGCAGAGGATGCAGATGAGGCCTGCAGGATAATTCATGAGTCACTTGATGGGGATACTGTTGCAAAGTCCAAATCCAACACCCTATCTGAGATAGGTCTTTCTGATTATCTCCGAAGGAAGGGTGTGAGGGTCATTGAGACTGATCTGGGGGATCGGATACTTCAGCTTGCCGGAATTAAGAAACCAGCACATCCTGTTGGACCGGCACTTCACCTGGGAGTTTCTGAAATAGCTGGGATAGTAAGGGATAGGCTGGGGGTTGATATTTCAGATGATCCATATGAGATAATGGCGGCTGTAAGGGAGGATATCCTCAGCAAAATCGAATCCTGTAACACGGGAGTGACAGGGGCAAATTCCGTTGCAGCACATGATGGAGCGGCTGTGATAGTCCACAATGAGGGTAATGTGGGAAGGCTATCCCTCATGGACACCCACATACTAGTATTCGGGATAGATAAGTTTGTACCTGAAATAGAGGATGCGGTGTCAGTGGTGAAACTCGAGACCGCCTATGCGACAGGTACAGGGGTCCCCACCTATATAAATGTGATCTCAGGACCATCAAAGACCGCAGATATAGAGAAGATGCTACTCAGGGGCATGTACGGGGCATCAAGGGTAATTGCAGTTGCAGTGGATAATGGCAGATCCTCAGCTTATCCTGAGGCCCTCCTCTGCATAGGCTGCGGTAGCTGTATAGTGAGCTGTCCGGTTTACAATGCTGTTGGGAACAGGTTCGGGTACAGGGGTTACCTTGGGGGTAGGGGCGTTGTTATGAGTTCCTTCCTTGCTGATAGGGAAACAGCGGTTGAATCAGGACTCTACATGTGCACCCTCTGCGGTCTCTGCACAGAGAAGTGTCCGGTGGGGACGCCAACAGCCTCCCTCATGGAGAGGCTGAGGGGGGAGTGCAATGCCGCAGGCCTCTATCACAGGTCACATCGGGGGGTGGCTGAGAGGATAAAAAGAAGGGGTTCACCACTCTGA
- a CDS encoding flavodoxin family protein: MVKVIGICGSPRKNGNTEILLREALEAAASEGAETELVRLAGRDINPCRACDSCKTKGECDIDDDLNEVIELAAEADGIIIGSPVYFGSVTAQTKMFMDRTRPLRSNFRLSDKVGGAVTVGGSRNGGQETACGDIHNFFLIHEAVVVGDAAPTAHYGGTGVGGAKGDSAEDATGIETSRNLGRKVASLAMKIHG; encoded by the coding sequence ATGGTTAAGGTTATTGGAATCTGTGGAAGTCCAAGAAAAAATGGTAACACTGAGATTCTGCTCAGGGAGGCCCTTGAGGCCGCTGCAAGTGAGGGTGCTGAAACCGAGCTTGTGAGGCTCGCAGGCAGGGATATAAACCCCTGCAGGGCCTGTGACTCATGTAAGACTAAAGGGGAATGCGATATCGACGATGACCTCAATGAGGTGATTGAGCTCGCAGCAGAGGCTGATGGGATAATAATAGGGAGCCCCGTGTACTTTGGCTCTGTAACAGCCCAGACCAAGATGTTCATGGACAGGACGAGGCCCCTCAGAAGCAATTTCAGATTATCAGATAAGGTTGGGGGTGCAGTAACTGTTGGGGGCTCAAGGAACGGCGGCCAGGAGACCGCGTGTGGCGATATACACAACTTCTTCCTGATACATGAGGCTGTTGTTGTGGGTGATGCAGCACCAACAGCCCACTACGGAGGTACAGGTGTCGGCGGTGCAAAGGGGGACTCTGCAGAGGATGCAACGGGTATCGAGACATCCAGGAACCTTGGAAGAAAGGTAGCCTCACTTGCAATGAAGATTCATGGTTAA
- the pyrF gene encoding orotidine-5'-phosphate decarboxylase: MKIKNRLILAMDLMDPGEALRVTGEVAKYIDTVKIGYPLVLSAGIEVIGEFRENFGCRVIADFKVADIPETNEKICRATFRAGADAVIVHGFTGADSVSACLDVADEMKRDVFLLTEMSHPGAEMFLQGSADRIAEMGVELGVKNYVGPSTRIERLSRLREIIGPEAFLISPGVGAQGGDPSETLKFADAVIVGRSIYLAEDPAAATGEILDSIRGE, encoded by the coding sequence ATGAAAATCAAAAACAGACTCATCCTTGCAATGGACCTCATGGACCCCGGTGAAGCCCTGAGGGTCACAGGAGAGGTTGCCAAATACATTGACACGGTTAAGATAGGTTACCCCCTCGTACTCTCTGCGGGTATTGAGGTTATCGGGGAGTTCCGGGAGAACTTTGGGTGCAGGGTTATAGCCGATTTCAAGGTGGCTGATATACCTGAAACCAATGAGAAGATATGCAGGGCCACCTTCAGGGCAGGGGCCGATGCTGTGATAGTACATGGATTCACAGGTGCAGATAGTGTAAGTGCATGCCTGGATGTTGCAGATGAAATGAAAAGGGACGTTTTCCTGCTGACAGAGATGTCACATCCAGGTGCAGAGATGTTCCTACAGGGATCTGCAGATAGAATAGCTGAGATGGGCGTTGAACTGGGTGTTAAAAACTATGTGGGCCCCTCCACAAGGATAGAGAGGCTTTCAAGACTCAGGGAGATCATTGGCCCCGAAGCATTCCTCATATCACCCGGTGTGGGTGCCCAGGGTGGTGACCCATCTGAAACACTGAAATTTGCAGATGCTGTTATCGTTGGAAGGTCAATTTACCTTGCAGAGGACCCCGCTGCTGCTACAGGTGAGATTCTGGATTCAATAAGAGGTGAATAA
- a CDS encoding energy-coupling factor ABC transporter substrate-binding protein produces MDKRHIIMLITVAVIAIAPLVIYSGLGEDQGYFGGADDSAGEAISETGYEPWFQPIWEPPSGEIESLLFALQAAIGALIIGYVFGYYRGRGESPE; encoded by the coding sequence ATGGATAAAAGACACATCATAATGCTTATTACAGTTGCGGTGATTGCCATAGCACCCCTTGTAATCTACAGTGGCCTTGGAGAGGATCAGGGATACTTTGGAGGGGCAGATGACAGTGCCGGCGAGGCAATATCTGAAACAGGATATGAACCCTGGTTCCAGCCCATATGGGAGCCGCCGAGTGGTGAGATAGAGAGCCTGCTATTTGCTCTCCAGGCCGCCATAGGCGCCCTCATAATCGGATACGTATTTGGCTACTACAGGGGGAGGGGAGAATCCCCTGAATAA
- the cbiQ gene encoding cobalt ECF transporter T component CbiQ, translating to MNISVDHYAHTNGLRNMSPGFKMALAIITMLISVLSPNPVIPLIIAFLMTLLILFAADIPASYYLRFAAIPVGFGVLTLVLMALFFGVDPLVTFMGLRVYSDGLQTGILVFSRILGGFSCLAFLALTTPLNEIFHELGRLGLPAAFIEIALLMYRSIFVFLEEASVMYNAQDSRLGYSGIKNSYRSLGLLAGNLFIRSWLRGETVYRSMEARCYQGAMPSIRRQSIGTREAVMLVLFDGLLLAGLLFTSNGGIF from the coding sequence ATGAACATATCTGTTGACCACTATGCACATACCAATGGCCTCAGAAACATGAGCCCGGGCTTTAAGATGGCCCTGGCCATTATCACGATGCTCATTTCAGTCCTATCACCAAACCCTGTTATACCCCTCATCATCGCATTTTTAATGACACTCCTGATTCTCTTTGCAGCGGATATACCCGCCTCATACTACCTGCGGTTTGCCGCCATCCCGGTGGGATTCGGTGTCCTGACACTCGTGCTCATGGCGCTATTCTTTGGTGTGGACCCCCTTGTAACATTCATGGGCCTCAGGGTCTACAGTGACGGCCTGCAGACAGGTATTCTCGTATTCTCAAGGATACTCGGCGGTTTTTCTTGCCTTGCATTCCTTGCACTCACGACACCCCTCAATGAGATCTTCCATGAACTTGGAAGGCTGGGTCTTCCAGCGGCTTTCATTGAGATAGCCCTCCTCATGTACAGGTCCATATTTGTTTTCCTTGAGGAAGCATCGGTGATGTATAATGCCCAGGATTCAAGGCTAGGCTACAGTGGTATTAAAAATTCCTATAGATCCCTAGGCCTCCTTGCAGGTAACCTCTTTATAAGGTCGTGGCTGAGGGGTGAGACGGTGTACCGTTCCATGGAGGCGAGGTGCTATCAGGGGGCCATGCCGTCCATCAGAAGGCAGTCCATTGGAACCCGTGAAGCGGTTATGCTAGTATTATTTGATGGCTTACTTTTAGCGGGGCTTCTTTTCACATCAAATGGCGGGATTTTCTGA